Proteins co-encoded in one Haloarchaeobius salinus genomic window:
- a CDS encoding PAS domain S-box protein yields the protein MTADSGGDRHRFVHPDSGPIHLLHVDDDPQLAALVSAFLERQGDRFRVQTETDPEAALSTIRDDATDFDCIVSDYDMPGLDGLELLEQIRTDYPNLPFVLFTGHGSEAIASEAITAGVTEYLQKGGGSEQYTVLANRIEQVVERYWAERYADHARQAIETAQGGINILDEDGYIQYVNEACADLLGYERQELLGEHWEVLYRDEDIDEVYEVLLPEARQGQWQGRTSYKRNDGSVIETNHTLTVSADGSLICTFSPIDDPATERALSLRTRAMDEAPVGIVLIDPHADGNPITYANDRFTELSGDDSADVVGRDWLFLEGPDTSAEAVAELRSAIQERDRATVELRNHRADGTVFWDRVRVAPVFDSDGELARFVSFHDDVTDRKAAEEHLQSSTARLEALFDGSPDMIILHDADGVIQDVNRETCRKLGYTESELVGKTVWDIDATADRERAQSFWDGLETNCPRRFEAELRRSNGETIPVEVHLIRLDLDGEDRFVAMDRDITEQRAREDELLRQNERLDRFASVVSHDLRNPLQLAQGRLELLSDECESEHTDDIEFALNRMDDLVENLLTLAQLGDEAMEFQRVALSELVRNCWETVDTRDATLVVETERSVDADPDQLQQLFENLIRNTVEHGGMDVTVTVGDTDTGFYVADDGPGIPESEHEKVFEAGYSTADAGTGFGLDIVEQIVAAHDWTVQLTESADGGARFDVRTDTE from the coding sequence ATGACTGCTGATTCCGGGGGCGACCGCCACCGATTCGTACACCCGGACTCGGGGCCCATCCATCTCCTCCACGTCGACGACGACCCACAGCTTGCAGCCCTCGTTTCGGCCTTTCTCGAACGGCAGGGCGACCGGTTTCGCGTCCAGACAGAGACGGATCCGGAAGCGGCGCTGTCGACGATTCGAGACGATGCAACCGACTTCGACTGCATCGTCAGCGACTACGACATGCCCGGGCTGGACGGCCTCGAACTCCTCGAGCAGATCCGAACGGACTACCCGAACCTGCCGTTCGTCCTGTTCACCGGCCATGGCTCCGAAGCAATTGCGAGCGAAGCGATCACTGCTGGCGTCACGGAGTACCTGCAAAAGGGCGGTGGCAGTGAGCAGTACACCGTCCTGGCCAACCGAATCGAACAGGTCGTCGAGCGGTACTGGGCCGAGCGCTACGCCGACCACGCACGACAGGCCATCGAGACGGCACAGGGAGGCATCAACATCCTCGACGAGGACGGCTACATCCAATATGTCAACGAGGCCTGTGCGGACCTCCTCGGGTACGAGCGTCAAGAACTACTCGGCGAGCACTGGGAGGTTCTGTATCGTGACGAAGACATCGACGAGGTCTACGAGGTCCTGTTACCGGAAGCACGACAAGGGCAGTGGCAGGGCCGGACCTCTTACAAGCGTAACGATGGCAGTGTCATCGAGACCAACCACACGCTCACCGTCAGCGCCGACGGCTCGCTCATCTGTACGTTCTCACCCATCGACGACCCCGCCACGGAACGGGCGCTCTCACTCCGAACGCGCGCGATGGACGAAGCACCCGTCGGAATCGTCTTGATTGACCCCCACGCCGACGGGAACCCGATCACGTACGCGAACGATCGATTCACCGAACTCAGCGGCGACGACAGCGCCGATGTCGTGGGACGAGACTGGCTCTTCCTGGAGGGTCCGGACACGAGCGCCGAGGCCGTTGCCGAGCTCCGCTCTGCCATCCAGGAGCGTGACCGGGCCACCGTGGAGCTGCGAAACCATCGGGCGGACGGGACGGTGTTCTGGGATCGCGTCCGGGTCGCGCCCGTGTTCGATTCCGACGGCGAGCTGGCACGCTTCGTCAGCTTCCACGACGACGTGACGGACCGAAAGGCCGCCGAAGAGCACCTCCAGTCCAGCACGGCTCGGCTCGAAGCGCTGTTCGATGGCTCACCCGACATGATCATACTCCACGACGCCGACGGCGTCATCCAGGACGTCAACCGTGAGACCTGCAGGAAACTCGGGTACACGGAGTCCGAACTCGTCGGGAAGACGGTGTGGGACATCGACGCGACGGCCGACAGGGAGCGAGCGCAGTCGTTCTGGGACGGCCTGGAAACGAACTGTCCACGACGGTTCGAAGCCGAGCTCCGGCGTTCCAACGGGGAGACGATCCCGGTCGAGGTCCACCTGATCCGGCTGGACCTCGACGGGGAGGACCGGTTCGTGGCGATGGATCGCGACATCACAGAGCAGCGAGCGCGCGAGGACGAACTCCTCCGACAGAACGAACGCCTCGACCGCTTCGCGAGCGTCGTCAGCCACGACCTGCGGAACCCGCTCCAGCTCGCCCAGGGCCGTCTCGAACTCCTCAGCGACGAGTGTGAGAGCGAGCACACAGACGACATCGAGTTCGCGTTGAACCGGATGGACGACCTCGTCGAGAACCTGCTCACCCTGGCACAACTGGGTGACGAAGCGATGGAATTCCAGCGAGTTGCACTTTCAGAGCTCGTCCGGAACTGTTGGGAGACGGTCGACACACGAGACGCGACGCTCGTCGTCGAGACCGAGCGCTCCGTGGATGCGGACCCGGACCAACTCCAGCAACTGTTCGAGAACCTCATTCGAAACACCGTCGAGCACGGCGGAATGGACGTCACCGTGACCGTCGGTGACACCGATACCGGGTTCTACGTTGCGGACGATGGCCCGGGAATCCCGGAGTCCGAGCACGAGAAGGTGTTCGAGGCGGGCTACTCGACGGCAGATGCGGGGACTGGCTTCGGCCTGGATATCGTCGAACAGATCGTCGCCGCGCACGACTGGACGGTTCAGCTCACCGAGAGCGCCGATGGTGGGGCGCGCTTCGATGTACGGACGGATACCGAATGA
- a CDS encoding transposase: MQDLGLTQTLSFGLTVREGEPKNLHDANLEARRIRNETNRLDNEHWGWNDIQDTVVENANLVKNTTQLLVQKALGEIETYHEHKHDEWGRPYPYIDEPYPLRMNHDEGYALTVDDDENVRFRVSYKPYNYVKGTLRGSPDHLERVKNALSSETWRVGVAELVYKHDEWRLHVSVTHKTRTVSSPDDADTVVGVDINEDCVALAAMNRDTGDVLDSIIFEYPDIKRVRHEYFTKRKRMQKVGQAAFENVVRSEEQDFVHDQIHKVSRDVTRWVSQFNDPVIVFEDLKDMRDSIDYGTRMNRRLHSLPFAALRTMTSYKAAWDGIPSGDVDPEYTSQRCPRTSCLHTARSNRRRKRFKCTECGFQDHADRKAAVCVAQEWFTDHDENVPSLDMLSSVRKVRRTASGLCEEADAHGPVFGSGVHRHGTSAQGESQARAELKTVASTAD, from the coding sequence ATGCAAGACTTAGGGCTAACTCAAACCCTCTCGTTTGGACTCACCGTCCGAGAAGGTGAACCTAAGAACTTGCACGACGCCAACCTCGAAGCCCGACGAATCCGCAACGAAACCAACCGACTCGACAACGAACACTGGGGGTGGAATGACATCCAAGACACAGTGGTCGAGAACGCTAACCTCGTCAAAAACACGACGCAGCTCCTTGTCCAGAAAGCACTCGGAGAAATCGAGACGTACCACGAGCACAAACACGACGAGTGGGGACGCCCATATCCGTACATCGACGAACCGTACCCACTCCGAATGAACCACGACGAAGGCTACGCCCTCACCGTGGACGACGATGAAAACGTCCGGTTCCGCGTGAGTTACAAACCGTACAACTACGTCAAAGGTACGCTTCGGGGGAGTCCCGACCACCTCGAACGAGTCAAGAACGCGCTCTCATCTGAAACGTGGAGGGTCGGCGTGGCCGAGCTCGTGTACAAACACGACGAGTGGAGACTCCACGTTTCAGTCACGCACAAAACACGCACCGTATCGTCCCCAGACGACGCTGACACCGTGGTTGGAGTCGACATCAATGAAGACTGTGTGGCGCTCGCCGCGATGAATCGAGACACTGGTGACGTACTCGACTCAATCATTTTCGAGTACCCGGACATCAAGCGTGTTCGCCACGAGTATTTCACGAAGCGCAAGCGGATGCAGAAAGTCGGGCAAGCAGCGTTCGAGAACGTGGTTCGCTCGGAGGAACAAGACTTCGTTCACGACCAAATCCACAAAGTATCGCGCGACGTAACTCGATGGGTTTCGCAATTCAACGACCCGGTAATTGTCTTTGAAGACCTCAAAGACATGCGAGACTCCATCGATTACGGAACGCGGATGAACCGCCGCTTACACAGCCTACCGTTCGCCGCTCTTCGGACGATGACTTCGTACAAAGCCGCGTGGGACGGCATCCCGAGCGGTGACGTGGACCCTGAGTACACGAGTCAACGGTGTCCGCGAACGAGTTGTCTGCATACGGCGCGGTCGAACCGTCGGCGGAAGCGGTTCAAGTGTACAGAGTGCGGGTTTCAAGACCATGCGGACCGGAAGGCGGCGGTTTGTGTGGCGCAAGAATGGTTTACTGACCACGATGAGAATGTGCCGTCTCTCGATATGCTTTCGAGCGTTCGGAAGGTGAGACGGACGGCATCGGGCCTGTGTGAAGAGGCCGACGCTCACGGACCAGTTTTTGGTTCGGGTGTTCACCGACACGGAACGTCGGCGCAAGGCGAGAGCCAAGCGCGAGCGGAATTAAAGACCGTTGCGTCTACGGCGGATTAG